The following DNA comes from Schistocerca piceifrons isolate TAMUIC-IGC-003096 chromosome 3, iqSchPice1.1, whole genome shotgun sequence.
GCTTTTTTCTTCTGTGAAGCATTTGGGCTTTCAGCAACAATGTCATCATCCTCTGAGATGCAAAGCCTATCCTCTGAATACTTGAGTGATTCCTGAATGGCTTTTTGCAGTAGCTCATCCTCCAAATCAGTGCAAATTTTTGCTGAGTATTGTGTTGAAGTTTTTCGGATTCCTTCATTAAATTCTTCAAGTGATCCAACATCTATCCTTTTTGCAAAGGATCCTACTGAGAGCTGAGTCTGTTTCAGTCTACGACTTTGCTTATCTCCAGGTTTAAGCTCAACACTGTAGTTGGGCTTCAAATTCCAAAAatctggctttttaccaattttgTTTGTCAAGTCTGCCCGCGACGTGGATTTCCCTAAATCCTGATTTTCATCATCAGTTGTGCTTTTAAGAACTGCAACAGTATTACTTTCTGCATTAGAGGTAGTAACTGATAGAACTTTACCAGGACTGTTACTGGAAACCTGAACTTCTGATAAATTCTTGACATGCTTTAATGATGGTTTTATTGGTGTGTTGCTGCTAATTACAGGACTTGTTTTACCTGAATTTTCACCAGAACATTTCTTCTGAACCTCTTTGTCCAATCTGTTATCTGCAAGTTGCACCGGGCATTCAGTTGCCTGTGGAAATGACCACAGAGTTTCTGGAATAACAATATTTTTTGAAGCATGAGCAAGGTCATCTTTCTGCAACATATCTGAGTCATGCTGTGGTGTGGATTCTTCAGAGTCTGAAATGCACTCCCTGTGCTCTAAATGTTTGTTTGTTGATCTTATCTTTTTTCTCTTTGATGTGTCAAGATTCCTTTCCTCCCTACATCGTCTTTTTGCTTGAACTGGAGGCTTGGTGGTTCCGAGAAGCATCTGAGACACCAGATCATATGCTCTTGCTGTAGACTTCTTCTCATCTGGCTCACTGTCTTGTCCATTCTGAAGGTTTAAAATATTTGCTGAAAAGGTACAGAAGCCTCGTCATGAATTTTCTGTAACAAATGTCTCATCTACAAGAAATGTAATATAAAGGAAACTTCCaccacaaaatttaatgcaaaattcACAGCAACTTATATAAGACTAGGACACAAATAATGCCACAATGTCCAACCAGTAACACAAAAAAGGACAGAATACATATCCTTATGATATGTAAACACATTAGGATATTAAATtatataatttacttttttttaaatttactctaAGCTACTCATTGAGTATGTGTACCTGGACAACACAGGGTCACACTAgcgtaaaataaatata
Coding sequences within:
- the LOC124789835 gene encoding DNA endonuclease RBBP8-like — encoded protein: MGESRTVQSAQKLGDVGLRSLWCSVFNLDTFPVIEEHELQEVTLLVNTLLMLFKKLHSKLKEAEDQYGTIKTELQASVVEVNQLKRELKRANESACQNCLILEKEVDKYVRKLKDHESRINSIANILNLQNGQDSEPDEKKSTARAYDLVSQMLLGTTKPPVQAKRRCREERNLDTSKRKKIRSTNKHLEHRECISDSEESTPQHDSDMLQKDDLAHASKNIVIPETLWSFPQATECPVQLADNRLDKEVQKKCSGENSGKTSPVISSNTPIKPSLKHVKNLSEVQVSSNSPGKVLSVTTSNAESNTVAVLKSTTDDENQDLGKSTSRADLTNKIGKKPDFWNLKPNYSVELKPGDKQSRRLKQTQLSVGSFAKRIDVGSLEEFNEGIRKTSTQYSAKICTDLEDELLQKAIQESLKYSEDRLCISEDDDIVAESPNASQKKKANPQQDNINRVCDTDMTIFLPPNMEKRSNGSTSSVSKANCSENKAKNERPTANLDADKKGNTSFDRIPTKTSTSPDYKYRRGAVRKKDQRQALEGWECDICKKYYETGKDDTAAAQKQHMNHCSRHRDKYPVRAKTPPGFWDPDFPTTQQCRSKMLDVTQASNISKTKGKKCTK